The sequence attcaaTTAACTATGACTtgatgaatttattcaaaatttgtattagAGGATCATACACCCATTGCCTTGCATGTCTCCCATATACCATATCAATATGGTTAAATGCTTTCCTATCTATTTTCAACTTTCCGTATCGACTTTCCTCTGGTAAGTTTCTCCATAAATTGAGAGCGTCCTAAAAATAAGTGGCAATTTAATTCAACTATTGATTAATAAAAGTCATATAGATATACAATAGAGATTTTAACAGATGCATGATACCCATGGAGAGTACAACCAAACAAGGGAGATAGCTGGAATGTATAGAGCCGAAACCGCTTCAATACTTACCAATAACAACAGAAGAAAGAAGCCCCGAATCCGTTCATAAAAGAAAAACGCTAGTCCACCGATAACAGAAgaagaaattcgaaaaacagtACAACAATCAAATGATGGAAAAACCCTAGGACCTAATGAACTACCCTTAATCGAGTATACAGAAAATGCAGAACTATCATCAGAGACACTCAATTCGGTTGTAGTAGTAGTACGAATAAGGTAAAGAGAAGCTATATTCGGTAGAGACGTTCAAAAGACGTCTTTCTCTGCTTTGGTGATTACGAAATGACCTTTAACAAGGGTCAACGTCACAAATTAATTAAAGTATTAAGAGCAACTTATGTAGATAGAGGGTATTCGAAATTTGTATAGGAACTAAACTGTTCAAGTGACAACAGATAAATTACCAACAATTAACAGCAATTGGCACAGGAGTCATCCAATCATAGTGGATGGGTAAAAGAGTAAaaggaataatatttattatcaaaacatATTATGTCGTCCAGAAAAGAGAATGCTTAGAAGAAAGTGGAGCAATTGTTTCCATAGAATTAGAGATTAATCTTGAAAAGTTATGACGTTTAAATTGAGTCGTAGTTCCACATATGAAAATTCTcatgattaaaattttgtgaaaacataaaagaaGGAAAGTTGagataaataacaaataaactacaaattaaaaatgacgTAAGACACGAAACAGTGTCATTTGAGGTTATTGTTGTAaagtaaatatcaatttattggaattataatcaccttttttcaataaagaagTTGGGTTTATCAAAGCAGATTCTATGATTTTGACAATGTTGTAACTTTTCTTATCGGAACTCTACACTCTTCTTTTCGCAGCTCGAAACCTTTTTTTATGTCAGAAGGTTCagtcaaaaacaatttatttggaAACTTTGTTGGAACAAGAGTCAACACGGCTCTTCGAAATATTATTGGTATTATTGTGATTAACTTATGTTGATGTAGAgtctaatttgaattttcataagGAAGAAAGTCGAAAAAATTTGCATATGTATGGAAGCCAGTGACGAAAAAATACGACAAGTAATAGACAGGAATGACATCATAGGATCAATAGGTCCTTTTTTACCcgaaaaattaaactataattttaaaacCGTATTTTTCCGGTAAATTCATCATCATCGAGACTTTTTATCCTTTAGATTATTGATATCGCTTATACCgctttaaaatcattttttgaggtggattactcctcgttttctattggttttctttatagtttatcgtttgtcttggctgcttttgttattattttccattcctttcggttccggcattttgccCTCCAGTTCTTTATATTAAGTGCTCTTAtgtcctctatttcgtttctccatgTCTGCCTCTTCTCCTTGACGACAATGTGGTACATTGTCtaattcttttgatcatttcagttggttttcttctcattatatgaCCAGCCCAGTtgagtctttgtgcttttatgtatctcactgTATTTTCCTTCTCCAACTCTATctctatttcttcatttttctttgctCTCCTTTCTTCCTCCTTTGTTGTGTTTGGATCTGttataattctaattatttttctctcagttattttaaattcttgTTCTCTTTTGCtgattactgttgtttccatcgcatacgttttgtatatttttattttgttttttaataggtTTTTGATTCTTCCATAGGCTTGACAGCCTTTTTATAACCTTTCCTTCATCCTGTCTCTGGTTGTTTGTACCAACGTTATTCCTAGATAGTTAAAAGTCCATACTGTTTCATAATTGTATTTGTTAGTTTCCAGTTAGAATGCTCTCTTTTCTGGTTTTACctctattttcatatattttgttttatctgcATCTATTTCCAGTCCGTAATTGcttgcttcttcttctaatttggGTGTTGGTGACATTGGGTCTCCCTGTTTGACGCCTTTATTTGTATGTGTCTTTTCTGATGTTTCTCacttaatattatttctattcattttcttagtttttttgaaatttcttgtttttttagttcttcttttattaaatcGAAAACACTTTTGGAATCAATAGAAACTATAtgtatttctcttttatattccACCGTCTTTTCTATTATATGGCTTAGAGTGTGGATTGCGTCGATAGTTGATCTTCCTGGTTTAAAGccgttttgaaatttgataatattttgtaatattttgtaGACGATATTTAGCAATGTCTATTctagaagaaattattaaatataagatCGAAAATATCGCATATTGTCTATTGTTTTCAGAAcatatcaaaaatgttgaatgaaTAATGAAccaattatttgaaaatctcaaaaaattgcTAAAGCTATCTATTATAAATTACTTACAGCTTCAGGAGTTGCCCAGTCTTGTGTGGTATAAACTAGATATACAGGAactttgacttttttaatgtcATATTCAGGCGGATGATCCCGACCATAcaatttgttattgaattttttgtaattatattttctaaaataaccCAATACAAGATTGGCAGCGTGATTGACAACTTTTATTGAAGTCCCACCTGGTAGTTGATTGAAATAAACTGGAATAGTTTCCTAGAATATAATGAAATCTAAATAAATCCACttactcaatatattttcattcaaaaaatatttttcaaatgatctAAGCATATTTTCTTATGTATATGTTGTGAAAAAATTCGCAAAAATCCATAATACATTAAACACTGACATAAATAGTACTACAAAAACCTTCCAGAATAACGCTGGTGTGACCAAAATGTATAGTATAAATGTGGCAATGAAATACGCCGAgctcaaaaatttaatatcatttttgacTCAAGTAGCTCATCATTGATAATATCGTTGTACAAAATAATGTGGTGAATTCAACCCAGGAgaaatttattcttatattaATGTGGCGTCTTCTTTACTTAACACATTTCGACagacatttttcatataaacagATTGTTCTCTTTCTATGCTCCATATATGCTCTaggttccaaatattttatgcAAATTCCGTGTTGACATGACAAATTATGACAGTGGGTCAGTGTTAAACTTCTGATGTTCATCTTTCTAAGATGCCTTGACACAGAAAGATTTGAGCTACTAGCTTTTAGACatacaaagaaattatttcttaggtcaacaaatttttatttgcttatgAAACAGCAAAGGAAAAACATCATCGGATTAATAACAACTAGAATCTGAGAGAAAATCTGATAGTTGAGAAACAAAATGTTATGGAGAGATACAGAAAAAATGAGATGATATTGCTTTCTTTGAACATTCAATTTAGACTTATGAAGCAGTATGTGAACGTATTGGATAAACCTGATCTCTCCTTCTGAAAAAATTTCAGGTTCAAGTGAAGACTAACTTATGTATAATAAGATTTATGATGAAACACAATGATTTCCTGTATGAACTAGAAGTGGCTGCTCGGGATTCTTCTTAAgcattttgacaatttttttcagaaatctTGTGTCGTATAGCAAGAAGAATGattctatgaatatttaaaagtgATGGCAAACACATAACAACATCGCTGGGGTGTTTGATGCGTGTCTTTTACACCTTCTGCTGTTTCTCTTCTCTCTATTGTGCCTTCCTCCGATTCTCGGTTCATCATTGCTTCATCGACATTATATCTAAGATTTTCTGGGTCTTCCTCGTTTCTTTCTACCCATGGGACTCCAGTTGGTAGCTCTGATCTTCAGATCTTCTCCCATGCCCATAATATAACAATCCCTTGCCTCAATATATTCCATAGTATTCTTACTCGTGGTCGTGCATgcacatatttgtttttattcctcTTATCGACCATCCAATACATTGTGATGTACTTAATCAGTTCTGTCTTCTTTGTGTAATTTCCATAGTATAGGAATTAGTTTTGATGCTGGTATCTGTGCCAGTCTTTTTTCATGGGTTTTTCATTTCCAAGTTTTCACCTACTTCTAAGTTATTCTAGGTTCACTCTTCCATTCGTCAAAGTGAGATGTTTTTTTAAAGCTCATTTCGAGTCCTTTATTATTCTCCTCCTTCAAATTCCTCGTCCTATAACCTCATTACGAGCTATGAGTACTCTTGATCGTCCGCGAAATTTGATGAGTATATATATTCCAATGTTTTAGGGTGTATGCCAGAAAAGTTTTGGACAGAGTAGGTGATGTGGAACATTCCTGTTAAAGTCCTTCGAAATTTTTGGCGTTtttgtgtccaatttctataATGATTTAGTTTTTCTTGTTCCATAGTATCCCATATTTCTTTTCTCAATTCTGTGTATTTAGATCTATaaattgtacatttttgtttttgaccTTTTTATTTTCTAGTTGTTACATCGTGTAGATGTGATCTATTGTCCACTTTCTGGCTGTGGATTCTGCCTGATCTTTCCCATTAAAGCCATGACATATATCTCACGAAAGTTCTCACATAGTTTGCGATATCCTCTTTAAAAGAGCAATGTCGCATCCAACTCCCTTGTCATATAGCAATTCCTAGATTTCTTTTCCACTGTTTGCAATTCGTATAAGTTTGCTACGGAGTAGTTTTCAAAACGTTagaatttcagttattttccCATATAATTCCCCGATTACACACTATAGAAGttaatgatattattttaaacagaaataatcTAATAAGTTTTCAAAATCAGTAATTTTCTCAGATTAATTTCTAGAGATTGAGAAAACGTATAGAATTGAGAGAAATAATGTTGAGGAAAAGAAATACTATTGTGGAAAAACCATGGAAAGgaagtttccaaagaaaatataGATCCTCTTACCGGTCCCAAATCGGTGTTTCGTCCATAAAACAAATTGTACCATTGCATACAATTCTGCATCATTTCCGGAGATTCTGTGCAAGGAGGGACAATCAATCTCTTTTGTTCTTCAGCTTGAGACACTATTCTGTCCAATCTAAGTCTTTTTATGAAATCCTGgaatataaggaattatttatCACATCACTGTCTCTATATTTGAATTCGTTTTCGTTATATTGAAGATCCCCAAAGGAATCGATTGAGGGCAATAATAGATGAATACCGATTTAGTTCGATCATATTAGTACTTACTAATATAAAATCTCCTATCGGTGCTAGTATCCTGTATGGGGATACCATGTGAGTTAAAGTATACGCAGGACATAGTAGAATCatcatttttataactttttttgacatttctggATATTCTGCACTGTACATTAGAGATAAGGATGTTCCTAAGGAATGtccaatatatattattttactgtCAGGTGGAGAGTGTTCTAAGATAGTATTGAAATTTGCTGGTAAATCCAGAAGTGCTATTTCATCCATACTAAAAACATGTAATTTTCCAGATattaactaagttggaatttctggaagctttggcgatattcatactgaacacactgtttacaataCGACTACACCGAcagtcacaattacactgtctgacgcgcgtttcgataactaagttctcgtcttcagagactgatggtaaactaaaatctaatgatttacatccattgaatccgattgaagtcgattgtcactttgtgttgattgaaaattttcgaagtctatttccatcatttgaagtcgaatcaaatcAATTCTTATATCTACTCACCTGTTTTAGTCTAAATTTCCCTACCAATAATAGGGACAAAGgaccaattccttacagcccactctatagtttagtagtcaaggaatgatTCCCTCCAAAGAGTTTTTCCcactggaattaattttcgcgggagaaggtttattggtgggaaaagaGCTGAGCCAAGTCATTAGATTtttgtttaccttcagtctctgaaggcgataacttggttgtcgaAACGTCCgagagtgtaattgtgagtgttgatttaatgatggtgtaaacagtgtatttagtatTCCAGATATTAGGCTTCCAAGTGATTCTGGATTATTTAATTACGCATATGGTTCCAAAAATCTCCAAAGAATATAATCTAAGGATGTGAAGTCACGGAAATCAGTTGGTTCTTTGGTGTATTTTGCAATTTTGCAAATCTATACCTTTTGATGGAGATATAAGGAAgtttattcatttcattattcatttttctctaGGTATTTCGACAATATGAGATATAGAAAGTTGTGAACTTCACATCATAACGTTTGATATGACAACGAAGGAAGCACGCGCATAGGAAAAGAGATAGATGGACAAGAGATAGACATTTAGTGGGAGCTTGAACTTGTTGGAGTCAGGTCGTTATGTATAGTCAATATTTTTGTGAACCACTTCTAGAAATGAGAGACTTCAATTTCGTACATCGGCTATCAGATTTGGGCACATAATCTACCAAGGATTATTTTATGTTTCGGtgatttcaaacatttttaaacataacAGTAAATGACCTATATAACGAGAGGTCTCGACAGAAATCGCACCAGCATTCATTACATTTTAACAAAtgaattggaaaaagaaaatatattcacaAGAATAGAGAGCAGAAAGGTTATCAGTAGGATCAATTGCTTGGAATCGATTGAAATACATACGCTACTAAAAATCCAAAAACGCAAGAAGACAAATATTGAGTGCAAGCTGATTTATTTCTTGGATAGTAAGtggaaaagaatataatttcaaaagCTACTCAATTTTATTATCCAAAAGTAAGTTCAACATGTAGAAGAAATCGATAAGACATTTGTGGAAGCAGAACGAACGAgagtttcaaaaaacaaaagatgaaAAACCTTCCAAGTCGAAATCAGAGCGTATTGTGAGATCAGCAGTTGTATATACATTGGAAGCAGTGatgaaggaaaataataatagacTACAATATGGGTTACAAAGCTCctaggaaaatatatatatggtgTTGTCAAAATGGAACTTATCTGGAGAAAATGTACAAGTGGAGAACAAATGAtacctaaaataaaacaaatagcTAGAACACAAAGAGCAGGATGGTTAGGACAAACTGCAATAATGCCACCACAGATAATTGTGATACTAATACTGGAGGAAAGAGAAAGGGCGAAAAAAGAAGTAGGCGTTCTAAAAAAATGCTACTAGAAGTCAAGTGGGATATAGATGAAGTGGAGAGTAGTAGTTAAGGACTGAAGGGATCTGAGAAGAATAGTAGAGAAGCCAATAgtgaaataagtaaaataataaaactggcTGTTATGCGTTGTGATTAGAGATGTAGAAGCTTCACATTGACAAATTTTCACGCTAAGTTGTCATTTCTCTTATCACGTTACGTATATCTAAACACGGGGGCTACTAATTAAGTTTTCAGATAAGGCCTAGCTGATGGGATTATGTCAAatgttgtttacagatacttaaaCTACtgatcttggtcaaaaaatagaattaaatcgTGAACATAATCgttcgatgattttctatgattttggGCGTGGTTTGAACCAATAATTTATCAACTCGGTTCGAGGCTGTCATGTGACATACCTTGAGATTGAGGTATACTTGAGCATTAGTTCcattcgcatacattcaatattgcataacAATTTGACTGTCGAAAAGATCTGTTCACGTTGGATAccgaataatttaaaaatcgtCTTAAAaaactcgtgtcgattggtgcaaagaaatgatgaagaaaCTTAATTTCGGTGCTTCAAATGACGTCTATAAAGTCAATATATCATGATGATCATGATAACTGGACATATACTCACCAATTAGAgcagtcaattctgaatggaacactagcatttgtttgcctgaaatgttcgaaaaattcagggaaaccaatcgcagaagaggaatcattctccaccacgacaatgcgagctctaacacatcagttcaaataaaaacgtttttgaacagtcaaaacatcgatttgTTAGGTTATCCGCGTTAAGTCCAATGACTTGTGTTTACTGAGTGATGTTTAATCTTATTTATGATTCTGATGACTAGCTATCTTGCCATCTTTTTTGTGGTATTCCTCTTGAACTTTTCCATTCGGGTTTTCCATCTCTTATGATTTTTGCTAGTCTGTGCTCCTCCATTCTCGTTACGCGTTGATTCCAATTTCTTCTTCTCTCTCGTTCCCATCTTACTATATCCTGAATATTACATTGTTGCCGGATATCTTCGTTTCTTACATGGTCTCGTCTAATCTTTCCTATTATGCATCTTAATGTTTTCATCTCAGTTGTTCTTAGTGtagttttgttttctttgtattGGCTCTGATTTCTATGGCATCCGTCAGTATTGGTCTCATACAAGTTTTGTAGATTCTTGTTTTCGTTTCTATTCCTATATGTTTGTTTCTCCACACTATGTCCCTTAATGCACCTGTTGTGGCTGCTGCTTTTCTTACTTGGTATATCGTCTCTTGGTAAATATCGCGGTGGCTTGTTAAATCTACTCCTAAGTATCTTGATGACATTACTTGCTTTATTATTGTCCCTTCTATCTCAGCTTACATCTTAATGGTTCCTTAGATACTGTTAGACATTCAGTTTTCTTTGTTGATATTGCCATATTGTTTTCTTTTGCggttttattaaatatgtgtAACATTCTTTGTAGGTTGTCTTCGCTATTAGATATCAGTACCGCATCCTCCGCGTAGCATAGAATCGTGATGTTTCCCTCGGCTTTTATTTTAGTGGAGCAGTTGTAATTTAGTTGTTCtataattcttattattttaggagatacatttttttctttaagtaAGTATACTATGTCATTGAGTCGTATTTTATCGAATGCTTTTGTTAGGTCCACGAAACACATGAAGATAGGGTTGTTGTATTCTATTGACTTTTCCACTAATTGGCGAATTATAAAGATGGCATCTGTTGTTGATCTGTTCTTTCTAAAACCTTGCTGTTCTTCGCATATTGGGATTGTTGATCTTAGTTCTTCGGCTATGATTTTGGTGACAATTTTCGAAATTGTATCTAGCAGTGATATTCCTCTATAGTTTGATGACTTGTTCTTATctccttttttaaatattaatgtaGTCAAACTTTTATTCCACTCTAGAAGTATCTTTTCTTCTCCaatgattttattggaaatttttgttattcccTTCATTAGCTTTGGTCCTCCATATTTAATTTGTTCGTTTGTGATCGTGGTTTCTCCTTGTGCTTTTCGATTTTTCAGTTCACGTATTGCGTTTTTCACGCGGTTTTCTGCTATTACCCAATTTGAGcctattgtttttgttttgtcttgAGCATTATTTTCGTTTGAATTGTATagatttttaaagtattttgtGCATTCTTCCATTTTTATTGAGTTAATCTTTATGTATTCATTTAGCGGTCTTTTAGTTGATCGTAATAGTTTCCACACTCTTTTTTGACTTCCATAAAAATCGTGCTCGATGTCTTTCGTGAATCTTTCCCAATATTCCtctttgattgtttttatcctTGCATTCACCCTGTTTCTTGTTGCTATATAATTTGCGTATTCTTCTGGTATTTTGTTGCTTCTATATTTTAAGTATGCGTCTCTTTTTTCTTTGCATatgatttttactttttctgtAAACCAGGGTTTGTTgccttttttgttatttacatttatctTCCTTGTTCCAAGTGCTTCTCTTGAAGCTGTTATTATGTTGTTGGTTATTTTTTTCCAGCATTGTTCTACATCATCGTTGTGTGttatttcgttttcttctatttttaattctagtCTATTTTGATAGAGGATTTTTGTGCTTTcgttttctatatttctatttctatatctTATTACCGTAGATCAAAAATGATTTGGGAGGTCAAATCACAAAGTCAAAtgacatattttggaggtactcCAATCGGAATAGAAAAGATGTTTCTACAAATGGTTCAAATGCACGGAacagtgtattgatcttaacggagaatattttgtaaaacaatgaagccatatcctattatttgttcttattttttcttcttaaaattcAACTAGTAACCTTCTTACAGCCTTGAGCTTGCGTTCCGTTGGATCACGTCCATTAAcgttttaaagattttttttatcttggtAATAGTGTTGATATTTGTTTAAACCCTTTTTTCGTATTGTgtttcataaaatgaaatttttctaaatcaaaaatcttaattgtttaattaatagtgaaaaaatatggTGTAATAGAGAGAATTCGTTGTCAAATGAAatcatgaaatgaaaaaatagaatctCAAAGGAGTTCTTCCAGTTATTActcatatatttataatgctAATtcataatcgattttttttctatgcaTATTGCCATTTGTACTGACCTGTGATCCCAATACTCCTGATCATAGACTGTTAAATTGATATGTCCTTCTGAATATGCTGTTCCTCTATAATTTCCCAACCACACATCGTAACCTGCGTCAGCAAGTACGAATGCTGAAATAATATATCGATTCGTTTCAATAAATCATATCTACTCCACATACAGAATGTTAATTCGAAAAAGTACCTCtatatataacaatatttatataaaaataaagccACGTCATAACCATTTCTAATGAGGAGAATTTGTAGGTTTCGGAACAAATTAAATCCACTGTCTAATGGGGATAGACTCAAGATGCttcttaataaattaatattggaaCAAACATATTAATAACCTAAACTACATATTACTTTTTT comes from Diorhabda carinulata isolate Delta chromosome 8, icDioCari1.1, whole genome shotgun sequence and encodes:
- the LOC130897606 gene encoding lipase member K-like, which translates into the protein MRIARIFFIGEILLIAYANDNNVCPTFKDYYTMKNNSNCWYDLAAEYSAPEIIRLMGYPVSVYTVQTADGYLLTMFRIPNYKNENSKTRKHPVYLQHGIVATCASFLGNGKNSLAFVLADAGYDVWLGNYRGTAYSEGHINLTVYDQEYWDHSMDEIALLDLPANFNTILEHSPPDSKIIYIGHSLGTSLSLMYSAEYPEMSKKVIKMMILLCPAYTLTHMVSPYRILAPIGDFILDFIKRLRLDRIVSQAEEQKRLIVPPCTESPEMMQNCMQWYNLFYGRNTDLGPETIPVYFNQLPGGTSIKVVNHAANLVLGYFRKYNYKKFNNKLYGRDHPPEYDIKKVKVPVYLVYTTQDWATPEADALNLWRNLPEESRYGKLKIDRKAFNHIDMVYGRHARQWVYDPLIQILNKFIKS